In the Channa argus isolate prfri chromosome 6, Channa argus male v1.0, whole genome shotgun sequence genome, AAAGCCCACTGATTAGGGCACTTAATTCCATGCTATCAGATATACTGTAGAGTAAGACACTTCATGCTGATTTACCCATAACCAACTTCCCCTCTGCTATATCTAATCCAATGTTTTGGATAATGTAAACCAGAaagaacatttataaaaacatatatttttttttaccaatgaAACTAAACTGTAAGGCTATTAATATTTTTAGCTGCCCTAATTGCTGACTTCATGGCAGTTTCAATCCACCCATGAGGTGTAGCTGTGTGTTCTCCGGCAAAGTGCACTCGTCCCTCACTCTGGAACAGTTCTCTTGAATAGTGTCCCTGCTGGTAAGGTGTGAACAAGGCAAAAGCTCCCAGACTATAAGGATCCAAGCCCCATTTCTTAACAAGTCCCCCAGTCCACTGATGCCTGATTTTCTCTCCATGTATCTTGATCAAGTCCTCCAGGACCACAGCCATGAGCTCCTCCTCTCTCATTCCTTGGAAGAGAGTGGAATCGTCCGAACATGTGTAAGATGCCAGGAGGGcccctgctgctgtttctgggAAGCTGTGGCTTGGGTAGTAAATGAAGCGGGATGGCTGATCTGTGATGCTCTTCCCTCCTCTGATGCCCTCGTTTTCCCAGAACCGCTCACTGAAGCTGAGTATCACCTTGGTGGAGCTGGCGTAATGAACTGAACGCAGGGCCTCCATCTTGTCCCCAGAGAGAGGGGGCTGGAAGTCAATAAAGAGGGTGGcctttgctgttgttgtaaCCACAACGTAGTCAACTGTTAGGTTGATCAGGGAACCAGAATTATCCTGAGATGTTACAGTCACATTTCTGCCACCTGTTTGACTGATCAGCTTAACTTTAGAGTTAAGTAGGATCGTGGCATTTAACACTCCAAAGAAAGCCCTTGGGAGATGCTCAAAGCCATCCGTCACTTCAAAGtacctgaaaaataaaaacactttgtgagGCATCTTAAGACAAATTCATTGTTTCCTTGTTTGTAAGTTTTTCTACCCATGATGGAAATTTGTCACCATCCTATTTGTGGGGGTTGGCATGGCCTCTCTACAGACATCCAAGAGGACTGTCTGCAGGCTTAGTGCTTAGACATGCACGTGTGAGAAAAGTAAAGTAGAATGTTGTTTCAAACATCAAGTGTGGGTTATGGGTATGGTTCAGGGATACAAACCCTGACTCTGTGAATGCCCCTCAGCTTTTGTAAACATTTTGGTGTAACGGCAAAACACTTTGCTGTTTCACTTTCATCACTATCATTGtctccccaccccccaaaaaatgtaatcattaaaTAGGCTTGACTACAAACTTTTTCTCTGATGTCTTTGTTGGTTGATAACCATGAGTCATCTCTTCACATTAAAGCCAGTGTGGGtatcaaaagaaaagtggagaTTAGTCTGTCAGTATTATTGAAGCCATAATTTGTTTCAAATCAATCCACTCTACTGAAAAATTTCCCCTACATGGCATTTTGCTCAGTGTCGTCTCTCTGACCTCACTATTCACTTGCATTCAACCCAATTTAACTGTCtatcactttaaataaaagcaccTGCCAGAAACTAAATGCATGTGTAAACAGCAGTTCAATGCTGTAGTTTCATTAGgtgatttaaaatactttactttatttcattatCTGTGTCATATTTTAGTCACATTAATTGTGTGGCTATGTCTGAATCTGGTGTAGCGACTGTTAGAACAGTATAGTCGGGGAAAATATAGAACATACTTTGCACTCTTATGTATTAgcacagtaaagtaaaacagatcCAACCTGTACAGTACAAGGAAACCTGCTGTATGTTCACATAAGGCTAAAAACCAATCTCGACAGCATGTTAGCAGCACATTAGCAGAGCAACAGCAGACTGTTTGTTGCATCTGTCCCTTTAATTTATCCTATGCAAATCAGCGTACCTGTAATATGTCAAGtgaaaatttttaatttaaccacTGTGATTATCTCCACAGGCTGCGTGTTGACAAACTCAAGGATTGCAAATTGAATATTTCTTACTCAGTTTTGTCATTGATGTCTGACTGTATGTACAGCATCTCAGTCAGTGATGTGTAGAAGAGGCTGTTTTCATTCAGGAGGTCTCCGATCATCTTCAGGGCACCCCGACTGAGGTTGCCTTCCTTCACCAGATATTCCTGATAGTAATCAGATgctaaatgttatttatatggTGCATTGTGTCATTCAAATACAGTCTACGGCTCTGTGACAGTCGGAAATGTCAGTGTAAATTAATCTTTACCTTCACAGTGTAGGAGTCATATTTATCTAGCATGGCACTGCAGCCGAGTGTCTTCAGGTCATCCTTCACCTGTGCAATCATTATAGTTCTTACTAATATATGTCTCTGTccaatacaaaaacatgtttttatttttactaaatgaTAATGAGATACACTGTAAGCAGACCTTCCACAACGCCTGACTGAAGAGCTGAGCAGCTGACATCCCCCTCTCTCGTTCATTTAAACTGTAGTTGAGCACACCAGGGTTGTTTTCCACAGCATAGGTTTTGTGCAGCACTCTGTCTATCAAGTAGTAGGTGTTTATGTCTTCTTGGATGAAGGGGTTTAGGGGAATTTGTAATTTGGAGATAAAGGAGAGCAGAATCCTGTGGAATTGATACGAGATATGAATACTATACAGGTAGTGTATGCGGCTCTATTGCTGTCACTGTATATCCCTGTGTAGCTACTTCTGCTTCTGCAAATTAATTAATGGGACAAATAACATTGTCTTGTCTTATCTTATTAAACCTTTCCAaacttgtacatttttaaataaaacatagttAAAACACTCAATAACAGGTTTTGCACCAGAGTAGAATTGTATTTGCATTGCATGTGGATGGAAGATTATTGGACCGTTGAAGGTCTATAGTAAGGAACATTTAGTACCTTCCACAACATGGCTTTGGTTTTTGTCCCCAAGCACTTAAAGTAAGGTGCTTTCCACTATTGAGTGACACAAAGAAGTACAGAGCTGACTCAGCCAGGCTATTCTAGTTACCCCTGTGTATTTGTTGGTACCACTGTTATTATAATTAGGTGATTCTGCAACTGAAACTAAGACAAACTTCCAAAAGCtattaactgaaaataaaattaaaacctaaTTCACtctaaagaataaaaaaaaaactaaaccaaatatctctttttttataactgaaagtgaaatcacaaaaacatcaacacaatgaaacaaaagtgaaaacagagtcTTTTGGGAGactatttaaactaaattaGTTCCTGTGCCACTTCACTTCACAATGCAGAATAAAtctacacatttcaaaatataaacacatttttaaaaacttttgttacaaactaaaataaaatttaaaactagATTTCTCAAAACCGagatgaaacaacaacaaacccaGACtccagacaaaataaaactaagcCTAATAATATAAAGTGAAAGAATAAATGACACACTAATAACTATATAAACCACAAATACTGATCAAACAAGGAGCCTGGTGTGACTGTGTCAAATTTTATGTCTGAGCTGatatttaaatgtgacaaacaaataatttcattaCGTACTTATGAAAGCTTGGGATCCTCATGGCACCCAACTCTGCATACCAACGCTCCTGTCTGTTCCTGTGAGTCTCCACACGGCCTCCAATACGGTTGCTGGCTTCTATAATGGTCACCTTGTGGCCCATGGGGATACATAATTGCCTATTAAATATACTTAAGTGTGGGTAGCACATGTATTACAAGacaattttaaagtttgttcAAAAATGAAATGCCACCAGTGTTATTTCTACGCATTCACAATTTTGGCTTTGAGACAGTGGTTGTTCCCAGTGAACTTATTATCTCTCAGTAATGTGCTTGTTCTGTTGCCCCTGTACTCACAGTAGCAATGGTAAAAAAATACTTCGTCTTATAGGCAATGATGGTCTCCCACACCTGGTAATGGTTAATTCCCAAGCTACCCATCAGTCAGTAAAGTCTTTAAATTATTAAGTTTGATCTTATGATCTTCAAAACAGTATATAAGGCTAATAAAATCAGCTCAATagttaccagctgcaacattaaagtgatgaacacattaaTATATCAGTGTAATccaaaaacataatatttattgacAATTCAAACGTACTCttactttttgtaatttaagtGTTTTCTGAGCTAAttacatttgtacttttgttcACGTATATGAATACAGGACTTTAGTATCATAAAGAGTATTACTACACAGTGCTATtgctacttttatttaagtaaatgagCTAAGTATTTCTACTACTGCAAGAGGGTTAGTGTAGTTCTAGTACTGTATGTGAGTGTTTTTCAGTCCTGCTTCTGGAGGCAGTTAGAGTTTTTCATATCTTGCTCTGCTAATTGCCTTCAGCTTTCAGCTTTACTGAGCTAACGAGAAGTTAGACTAGCCAGATGTGCAAGGACAGGGAGAGATAGAAAAAGAGGGTGATATGCTTCATCACAAAGGTGCTGTTTTCctcattttattaattatcattCAATATTTAGAAACATTGTCCATGCAGCCCtttaaccaaacatgcatgATTGTTGTCTGCTAAAAAAGGCTCACCAACTGTATCAGATGGAATATTTTTTCACCCCCTGATCTGCAAATAGTGTCAGTTACAACTCTGCTCATGCTGCGTCCTGTCCCATGCTTTATTCTGGTTACAACAAAAGAGTACATTCCACTAGCAGGCTGTCTctgactgtttgttttttggtttgtttttttgcactggAGGAACTGCTTCTCCTTCTATCAGCTCAGTGTGAAATGTGACTGCAAGAAAATAGGTGAAATCCAGATTAAACAATTTGGTAACAAATATAACAAGGAAAATATAGAGTTGTGATTAAATCAACATGTGCACTTTGGGACCAAATAGTTACTATCCACTGAGGAGCTTTTAAAGGAACTACAAAACTGTTATGTAAGTTAGCTGACTGACTGtatgtattcatattttaatttgtagttAATATCCAGTCTTTTGTAATATccaattacacacatttttttcaactttccctttagAAAGACTGGCAGCAATTCATCGTATTTCAGGTcagcttttatcttttataAGACATTATGGGTGTTTTCTCAAATGATACAAAACTTAATAAAGTGGCATAAAAGCAGTCCTAGAATAAAAATTATACCAGCTTTGAACCTGGACCTATCAGCATACGTTTATGTCACTCATGGTTCCTATTCTGCTGGCTGGGAGAGTACCTCTTTTGAAGTACAAACTAAAAATTCCCTCAAAATGTTCTTAGaacttttattgtattgtagttCCtgtctggaaaaacaaaatgtgaaaaacttcTACCAATATCTCTAAAAACTACGAAAGAATACCTCTGGTATAAAGTGAGAGGTCAAAACTGTCTGACAGATCTGACTCTAATATAATTTCAGTTTATTCAGAAGATGCCTTCAAGTTGAAATCATAATTTcctcacaataaataaatgcacctTATGGCCGGCATCTTCTAGAAGCTTTGCAGTGGTCAGTCCAGCAATGCCCCCACCGATGACTGCTACGTGACGAGGCATCTTGGTGGCAGGAAGACCTTTATCCACAATGTCAAGTAGCTCTGCATAGTCTGTGTCTTGGAGGCAGTCATATAGAGGGTCTCCAAAGATCCCACTCACAGCAAACACCACAGCCCCCACTACAACCAGAGGAACTGAAGCagacagaaatataataaatcagTAAATAATTTCAGTATGTTTAGACTTTATTTCTTATTAAATTCTTATTCATTTGATTATAACTAAAGAACAGTCCACTAGTAATTTGTGGGCTGTCCAatttctgtttcctttcttcACTGCTGAGATTTTAAACATGACCAAATCACATCTCTAAGCAGAACATACATATAACTGATACCCTAAAAATAGGTTGTAGTCCAGGTTTTACTGCATATTCACTGTTATTCTTTATGCTGGTATTCACTACACAATTAGATTTTATTCTTATTACTCAATAACTTATTTACATTAATATAGTATTATTCATTACTCCCTATAGTAGCTCAAAATTTTAActgctaaataaatgtgttaagtaataaaaatgttaatacttACAGAATTTACAAAGTGCCATGTGAGGAATCATCTTGAGGATGGAATTCCACAGTGTGGATTTCTTGCTTCTGCTGTTGATGTTGATgtgtggagaagaaaaagaaacctaCCAAACACAATTATTATATAAGCTTATTGGAGGGACTTCCCTTGTACAAGCATGAAAGTTTAAGCTTCCAGTGAACTAATTAACTTTTGTTTAAAGTGAAATGCTCTTTTTCTAAAATCCCTAAAATAATGAACTAAGTTTGTTATAAACAATTATGATATAAACCAAGTGTGGGAGAGGCGCAGTATCAGCATGAACAAGTAGAAGTTTACAATACTCTAAAGGACTACATGTGTTCGAATTAAAACTGttttccaaaaacacacaaaatacacacaagttTGACACAGACAAGTagttaaataatacaaatggaTAAGTGAATTTTctaaaacgaaacaaaaaaatactcgTTGGTTACATCCAACTCACCTTTAGCAGTGGTAATGTCTCGTCGATTGTTGTGAGCCGATACATGACTGAGGAAAACTGACGAGACCTAGATCATGCTAAACTTTTAATGCTGTGCTTCTCCCTATGGAATTGGCCTCGAAATTGTCCACAACCTAATTTTAATGATGTGGCTCCTCTTCTAGAAATATTTTCCCACACCAGCTCGAGAGTCAACCACACTGAACAAATCAGATTAGTGAGGTTGTAC is a window encoding:
- the il4i1 gene encoding L-amino-acid oxidase, with protein sequence MYRLTTIDETLPLLKVSFSSPHININSRSKKSTLWNSILKMIPHMALCKFFPLVVVGAVVFAVSGIFGDPLYDCLQDTDYAELLDIVDKGLPATKMPRHVAVIGGGIAGLTTAKLLEDAGHKVTIIEASNRIGGRVETHRNRQERWYAELGAMRIPSFHKILLSFISKLQIPLNPFIQEDINTYYLIDRVLHKTYAVENNPGVLNYSLNERERGMSAAQLFSQALWKVKDDLKTLGCSAMLDKYDSYTVKEYLVKEGNLSRGALKMIGDLLNENSLFYTSLTEMLYIQSDINDKTEYFEVTDGFEHLPRAFFGVLNATILLNSKVKLISQTGGRNVTVTSQDNSGSLINLTVDYVVVTTTAKATLFIDFQPPLSGDKMEALRSVHYASSTKVILSFSERFWENEGIRGGKSITDQPSRFIYYPSHSFPETAAGALLASYTCSDDSTLFQGMREEELMAVVLEDLIKIHGEKIRHQWTGGLVKKWGLDPYSLGAFALFTPYQQGHYSRELFQSEGRVHFAGEHTATPHGWIETAMKSAIRAAKNINSLTV